The sequence GCGGAGTGGACCCAGAACACCTACGGGGTGAACGCCACCAACGTGGCCTGGGAACGCCTGACCGGCGATGCACTGGAAGTCTTCTATGCCGGGGATGCCGCCACGGCGGAAAAGCAGCGCCGGGATTGGGACACGATCACCGGCCTGTGTGCCTCGGTGAACGACCCGCGCCTGCACGCGCTGGCGGACCATTTCCTGAAGGAATTCGGGCCCCGATTCCGCCGGGCGGCGGCAGCCCGGAAGAACCACCACGCCCGCCGTGGCGGACTCATCGAACACGTCTCCCAGATGATGCGCACCGCCGACGCGGTCTGCACCGCCTACCCGCGCCTGAACCGCGACCTGCTGCTGGTGGGCGTGCTGTTTCACGACTGCGGGAAGCTGTGGGAAAACCAGTACCGCGAGCGCGGTTTCACCCAAGACTACTCGCTCCATGGCGAGATGCTCGGCCACATCCCGCTGGGCATCGAACTGGTGAACAAGCTGTGGCGGGACGTGGCGGATTCCCCGGCCGGGCGCGGCTGGCTGCCACTGGAGCCCGCCACCGAAACCGTGCGCCTGCACCTGCTCCACCTCATCGC comes from Luteolibacter sp. LG18 and encodes:
- a CDS encoding HD domain-containing protein produces the protein MNFLTIASLKNEAGEQALAAAVDAELQSRSQRQTKTGKPYLVLTFADATGSFSLNAWSDAPLFDAASSLPDGTVMRLDAEWTQNTYGVNATNVAWERLTGDALEVFYAGDAATAEKQRRDWDTITGLCASVNDPRLHALADHFLKEFGPRFRRAAAARKNHHARRGGLIEHVSQMMRTADAVCTAYPRLNRDLLLVGVLFHDCGKLWENQYRERGFTQDYSLHGEMLGHIPLGIELVNKLWRDVADSPAGRGWLPLEPATETVRLHLLHLIASHHGEYQFGSPALPRTPEAIALHHIDNLDAKLEMMADVYANSNELAEGIYEKQFPLPANLVEPLPSFEPLPAVAAAPPRGELF